Genomic DNA from Hordeum vulgare subsp. vulgare chromosome 2H, MorexV3_pseudomolecules_assembly, whole genome shotgun sequence:
caaagttgggtcctgccggacaagccttaacactacgcgatttatcgagggggtccccataacaaccccgaacgtgttaggagcgatcattatggaatcaaacaccggtaaccggtaactaaggcggcaataacggaacaaagcacccggcaaaaggctaggcctcccgtcacttaccaagtatataggtgcattaattaaataacagaatttaatatcatggtatcaagctcatgtcatgacatgagtttaaaacacctgcaactaacaatgctaacattagtagctgagcaagcctacctagccacacaagtttgctaggaaagagtacggtgtttgggctcatggcatatgaagaggcaatttaatttcagtggtaggcagcgagcaataagacacggaatcgaaactaacataacaagtctagagatgggatcaaggtcatatcatcttgcctgtgatatcctcagcttggaatggttctggatcgtcctgcacgtactctcctgactccacgtattctttctccgctcccggtgttgcccaacataagaataacatccaatgaacagcagcaccacaagatgcaacaatcacatgacgcatgagatgaaagttgagcacgctccactatttctatcactagcacaagcaaaaataaactacagcaagtttctggacagaactttgcactaactatttggacatgcatgggaatgacatgaatggatgcagctcgtaaaaacaGTGCAAAACCATTTAaagtacattgcaaacggagctacggatcaacgggaatcaacgatacaagatatgaagctctacgtgaaagattcaacaccacacacacaattggcacaaatctggtgttcccaggttgccaagacatatattaacccaacatgaatgaaatggagcaaggtagaacaccccaacaacaattaaacacaagctttgaacaaaatggcaaaactacacaatctgccagtttctgcatcttagctgtctgGGAGCAacctgcaacatagctacaggtcttcaaacatggcaaataatatatgtggctgtttccaaccaaaaacactacaagctccagaaagaatcacagcaaaaggaattaaactctagaagctacaaggccacaaactttcccaaaaccataagatctcagggacttagtgaaaattcctgcacctgagtttctgtttctgttctgaagctttttgaaagcaaTCAAAATACATGGTACTGGACTCCAaaagacttgaaaattgacaggaagcttcacaaacatattaggttcaaaacactagcactgaactaagtccagttctcaacagaatgaccagcacatcctcatctacaggggaagaaaatgtttccagcatcccagacttagtgaaattttcagagttcaaaaatctggaattttccagccacatgcccactttgtctaggcatagtttgcacacacatgtcaccaagaggtgattgacaccactatggtattgagcacaaacccctactactaaaacacaaagatccatgcccttgggctcctcctataccatggaatcaaagaccaaatttccaacaaaatgtaaatgcaactccataaagtatgcttctaagatgacaatacaTGGGTGAGttttatgtgcacaatgacaaagtgacatgggggtttgaaccccatgtttgtgtcatgcacatcaacaacacccacacccatatcacaatattactagtatcaagcacatcacaatgggactctatgctaacaagagagtatgcaccccccacatatgggcatgtgatggtacacactctcacattcattactaggatcttcctaggaatcatgtcaccctcaaagtgcaacccccacaacaatccacaccctcacatgctaacatagatagccacctagtgcaactcatcacctcaagtccatgtggtgagggggaggcacccaccCCACTAAATCCATGCTAGCAAAAGAAACTATAAGATCAACTTAGTCCACACTAAAACTCCAAAGATGGGCTACACATGATACACTAGTGCTACTTTCATACCTTAAGAACAACACTCACAAGAAACCACATTATCATGCACAACTCCTACCAAGTGTACTTCACACCACTAGATTCACTCATCATGAGCACCACAAGGTTAGCATCCTCCAACAAAcactagtgtgcaaaacacacacacacataaatctATCCTAACTATTCTAACAGTAACAGTAATTGATCCCCCCCAATCCTAAGAGATAGTTAAACATCAGAATTAACAGCAAAACAACCACTTTGTAAAGGAGTTAGGAAAAACAGAAATTAAATAGACAaaaaaagaaatgacaacaaaagGGACTCAGAGActactgggattcgaacccagaacctctggTTCTAGCAACAGCAACACACCACCACACTACTGTCATCTATTCGACAGGATGGAGGAAGGGAACAAGGTGAACTGCTCCCGGTCACTGTGCACCGAATTAGCAAAACAAAAACAGGCcgagagggggatcgaacccagaacctctcATCAGGCCCACAATCTCGCTACCACTTCACTATGGGTCGAAGTCTGAACAGGTACGCGCGAGAAAACACAAAAAAGGAAACACTCGATCGGATCTGCCCTCTAATCTACCTTACTCAACACAGCAGGCATGTACACCGACCCGTCTACTCCCCCAACGTCGACGGGGAAGCACCCCGCCCGCGTCGCTGCTGGCACGAGGGGGGGAGAACCACCCTTACTGCTACGAGCCTAGCCATACTCTGAACCAAAAGAACTACACGAGATGTCTGCTgacttgggtcctgtcggacagtgGCCTCCCGTCAGAGAAGGAGGCGCTCGCCCTCCCGACACAGCGGCTCCTCGCGCTGGGTGGAGGCGGGCTCCTGCTGCTACCTCTACCAACCAGCAGCAAGGCGCCACCACAACACCACGCACCACCCAGCTCGCTAACTACACGACGAACAGCAGCAGAGAAGGAACGAAGATCCTACTTCGGATCATGACCGAACCGAGGAGGATGAGGCAAGGGGCGAtgaacctcaccttggggagaagagggggcgccgaacggggaggaggagcgccggaggggaagaagacgagCCGATGAAGTCGTCCTGCCGTAGACCGAAGCAGGGAAAGGAGTTCGCCCGGTGCTCGCCGAAGACAAGGACGGTCTCAACGGGAGGGTcgctccccggggctcctagcaccgggaatgggtcgcggggaaccaccccgagcccccggacatggcggccgtgCCGCCCGACGACGCACGCGGGGTAGACGCCGACGAACTCTCTCTTCTCTGCACTCTCTGCTACCTACAGGAAGCTTACCTGGggaggaaaggaagagatggagggggaagaaggagatggcggcggcaggaggaaacCCTATTCGAGGGGAGGCTCGGACGCCCAGATATATAGGGGCCCTCGGCGTCCGTGCCACGGCACCGTcagctcctccctctctctcacgcgCTGACGGAAAGAAGAAAGTGGGGAAGGAGAAGTAATGTCGTCAGGGAAAGAAAGGAAAGGAGGGGGCTCTCGCGTGGGCTCTCGCTGGAGGGGAGAGCATGGGCCAGCGAACAGGAAGGAGGCCCATGTTGTCCAGGGGAAAAGAAAACGCATGGGAGGGTTTttctatttagtttaaaaacacacAGAGGAAAAAATAAACCACAAGATAAGCTACTGTGCTAAAAATCAAAAGGAATAcctcctggtcataaggaattatggcccattaGGAAAAAATTAGGAAAGTAATATTCGGAgccatttgaaataaatgcaaaacagtaattaatttactgttttggggttatttgcacctttaaaattcAAAGAACAAGTCAGAAAAATTGCACCTCCTCATAATCACATTTtactctaaccaccagacattttataatagcttttgggaagaaggaatttttacaAGAGATAATAGGAGAAAAAGTATTTGAAATAGCTAAGAACTTTGAAGtggctagcactcactcctacccatcaccaccaacacacatgcatcacaagatatTACCAAACCACAACATCACACCTAACAAGATCACATGCATCCATCTCACCACAATACtaactcctagtaagaacataATCCCAACCTGAACATGACATGCAATCAAAAGGTAAGGCAAGGAAtgagatggcatggatgcatgcatgctaatgaaaaatagaaggtgacacatgaaatcatacatgcatagcaactctcatgacaaagtcaaggtggtccaacatggaaggttacaaaaagggcaagtcctacacttggggcattacatcatGCTATTAAGTTTCTCTAAAGTGGGAGATGACAATTTCAGACTAACTAGATGTAACTTTCTGTTTTCTGTAAAATATTCCTTTTTTGCTTGGGCCAATATACTAGACTTGATGTACTTCATTTGAGTAGTCAATCAAATTAGACACTCGAACAGAGAAAGAAGGATGATGTGTATGACTAAGAAAATATTGTTCCTTCACTGCATTGTAAGATTACATCTTGACCTATCATGCCATGTATTTTCTTTTTGAATCTCATGAATAAAGAATGAAGCTACttggaagtagaaatcaaaagataTGTTCTTGTTTTTCTAGGGGACATGATACGTTTTGTTGCATGTCTTCTGCACTACAACACCGATGAACATGGGTTACACACACCTTACCAAATTGTTAAATATAAAAAAGATTAtccaattttgttttttgcaACATACATTGTACTAGAGGGTTACTCGCACTTTGTCGTGCCGTCCTTCAGTTTTGAATTAATAATATTTTATTTTCAAGTGTTATTATAACAATTCACATTCCATGCATAACGTGGAGGCTATCGAGCAAATTGAATCTTAGCGGGCACTATTAGGTCACACTCCGATTTTGGGAAGGTTTGCTtcggtttttcttctcttttttctctacCTTTTTTCATGTGTTTATTCCCCAGATTGCTTTtatatttgttttatttaaaaaatattcatgaatatTTCAAATTTATGTATAATTTTAAAATTCAGGAACATAAATATTATTCTTGAACATTTTTCATAATAATAAATATGTCATCAATATTTTTGAGGTGACAAACATTTTTGATATGTGATTTTAAAAAACCATGAACATTTTAAAATTGTGAACAATTATAAAACAAATGAGCACGTTTTGGAATTCATGAATatatttattatatttgtgaagtaGTTTAAATTTAAGAACATTTCTATAAATCAAAAATAATTTAATAGCATGgacattttttggatttttttaatTCTGAATGTTTTTCTAATGTTTTAACATAATGTCGGCTCCTTACAGTGTGATCCACTTCGAGGGAAAACTTTGGGTCTTCCTTAGGTCTTAATTCCTAAGAAGCTTATCTATTGTAAGTATAATGTTTGTCAAAATTGGTTCTCCGTTTTGTATTATAAAGCAACCAACACCGATACAACCAACGATAGGTGTTGGGGTGAAAGGAGCATAGTCTTGTTtaaaagaaaggaaagagaaaATACAAAAGTAACAAATACCGACAATAGCGACCAACAAAACGAGGAAGTCTCGCGATCGCTGCGTCCACCGGAGATCTCCCTCCAAGCTCCTAGACTCCGAAGCGccggtaccaatcaacacctccaaAAAGGGACGCGACGATAACGCTCCTGCTGCCAAGGGATTCTTTCAGTACACGGCAATGAGAGGGAAAGGGTAGCCCTCGACATCCTCTAAAAAGGTCCGACAGCACACATAGAATAAAACATTCGATCACGTTCCTTAAGAAATACTTCATCTCTACATCAATAATTGTAgttgaaaaaatatattttttatttttttaactatAACTATTTAGATATAAAGAAAGGAACCGTTTTCCTTTTTGTCAGCGCGTACCATTCATCCGCTGCATATGTACACAGGTTGAACGAGCCCCCTCCGCTACTTGTGGTGCCTGCAATAATCCACGTGATCCCGTTGCATCAGGATTTTAAATTCTCGAGGCTAAGCTTCTGGAATCACGCGGAATCCATGCGTTTCTCTTGGCGTGGACCCCCTGCCCTCCTGTCCACGTGCGACACAAACCACTCGCCGGGCCGCGGGCCCCCCACGCTCAGACACGTCACCGTCGACGTAGACACCCGCCTCACGGCTCACGGCTCCCGGCTCACCCCGCGTCCGCACGACGTGCGGCGCGCGCGCGCCACTCGCCCCGCCAACCCCACCACACGACGCCACCGGCGGCAACGCAAAGCGCAGCGGGCCCCACCTCCAGCGTCCACGCGGTCCAGTCCACGCGAACAGAATAAAAACCGTCGGCCACGGGACGGACGGCCACCAGCGCCTTCCCTTCCCCCGTTCCCCGAGCGCCGGCCTCCAACCAACAAGGAACACCAGCCGACGCGTGAGCGCAGGCCGACGGTCCAGCCGCCGGACGatgggcagcctcgccggcggggTGGTGGCCAGGCGGCCGCGGTTCCTGTGCCTGCACGGGTTCCGGACCAGCGGCGAGATCATGCGGAAGCAGGTGGTGGGGAAGTGGCCCGCCGAGGTCACGGCGCGCCTCGACCTCGTCTTCGCCGACGCGCCCTTCCCCGCCGAGGGCAAGTCCGACGTCGACGGCATCTTCGACCCGCCCTACTACGAGTGGTTCCAGTTCGACAAGGTCCTccacctgccccccccccccccccccccccctcccctcccctcccctcccatgTTCCCATTGCCACATCTATCTGTTCTTCCCAATCTCTCTCCCACGTCCAGGTTCGGTGGAGCCTGTAGTGCCACCTTTTGTTAGTAGCTTTTGTATAACTCCTCAGAATGTCGGCCCTGCGGATCTGAATTTATCCCTCCCCTCTCTCGTTATATTCATGGGACTATTTCTTTTCTTTCAAAAAAACAGGGATTCACAGAGTACAGGAATTTCGACAAATGCCTGGCTTACATCGAGGAGCTCATGATCAAAGAAGGGCCCTTTGATGGGCTGATGGGTTTCTCCCAGGTAATAAGACTGGGATCACTTCCTCCCTAAACATATATGTGGTGACCAAATTGTCAATTAACGATTGCAAATTGTCATGGCAATACCAGGGTTCGATTCTATCTGGCGCACTCCCGGGCCTCCAAGAACAAGTAAGCTGATGGATTCTGTCATTCTGATAACCTTACCACATCAACTCCAGTTCGACTCTTTCAGACTCTCAGTACTAGTTGTTCCTAAGACATGCTGAATTGCTGCTAGAGCTGCAACTTTATTTCGCTCATTGTTCTGTGTTTTGTTGGCAGGGATTGGCCTTGACTAGAGTTCCTAAGATCAAATACCTCATAATCATAGGCGGCGCCAAGTTCCGCTCGCCTGCGATAGCTGATAAGGCGTACGCCAACATGATCAAAATCCCCTCGCTTCACTTCCTTGGTACTTCATTATGTTCTTCACAGATTATTCCTTTACAGTTGTCGTGCTAGTTGTGGTTGGTTGTTGGCTAACGTATCTTTCTCAGTTGCTTCCTTGGCGGTGTGTGCGTTTGGCTGTCTCCTTGTCATATTTATTTTCCAGCCGGCATGTCTGCCTCATGTGCAGTTATGTTCCGGTGTTTATTATGTGATTAGGCAATGCACTTAAAGTACTCACACCAACTGTGTGGTTCTTTTGTATCATACTTTTACAAAACTTCCAAAGGCTTTATGCAATTTAGGGACAGTACTCATGAAAAGCTTCCAAGAGCTCGATGTATTCTAAATCTCTAATTATGGTAAACAGCATATTATTATTAGGGGATAATTTACAGAGGAAGAATATACCATACgatcatctactccctccgttcctaaatataagaccttttagagattgtactataaactacatacggatgtacatagacatattttagagtatagattcactcattttacttcgtatgtagtctcctagtgaaatccctaaaatgtcttatattttggaacggagggagtatgacatAGTTTACACTTTGAACAATCTGTTGTGTTAGATCAAGCTTTGACATATTATCTGATGACACCATTTCTGGGGGTATAATATTCCCGTTGGTTACTTTAGTCAATAGTCAAGTTCTCATGACATTCCATGTTGAGTGTTTATTTTGGAAGATTTGAAGCTATCGTAGGTCAATTGAGTAGTGAGCAAGTAACATGGGACCATTAACACACCGGTTTATTTGATGTGCAGGGGACAATGACTTCCTTAAACCCCATGGTGAACAGCTCATAGAGTCATTTGTGGATCCATTCATCATACGTCACCCAAAGGGCCACACGGTCCCAAGGCTTGTTGGTAAGCTCATATTTCAGTACACTAAGCTCCTCTGAACTGCATAAATTCAGGCACTGAATACCGATCCAGTTGTAGTGCTAATTTTGATATTTAAAAGTTCAAGCGATCAGTAGGGTAAACTGTAAACATGAGATATTTGTGATTGGCGGCCAAAGGACCACAAACTTTATCTGCAAAATAAACTTCAGTATTCTCTGTTGATCTTATTCAGGGTTTCGATATCTGTACACGCTAAACATATTTCTTGTTGTTTTGTGCAGATGAGACGAGTTTGGAAGTCATGTCCCGTTTCCTTGACAAGATGGAAAAGGAGATATCTGAACTTCCATCCGCCGAGCCCAAGGCCGAAGCACCCGCTGATGTTGACGAAAAAGAAATTTGCATCTGATATAGCACCGTGCCTGAATACATAATCAAGTCCTTATATAGGCAAATCATACAGTTGTGACCTCCTTAGTTTCGTGTTGTTGCAAGTGTGTGATTATTCAATAATAATTCCTGAATGCAGAGTGATAGCTATcgtgtacttcctccgttcctaaatataagtctttctagagatttcactagtggactacatacggatgtatatagacatactttaatgtgtatattcactcattttgcttcgtatgtagacgcctactgaaatctcttaaaagacttatatttaggaacggatggagtagctCTTTGCTGCTACTATACTTCACATCCTATGACCCTATAGTGTATTTTTCTCGTGGCGATACCATATCTCTGTAGTGTTAACAAATAACatgagaaaaaagaaaacaaaagtacAAGGTCCATGCAAATACATGTAGAACAAGCTAAGTTAAGGAAGATAAAAATATCGTATGATTTGCAAAAAGACATGATTTGCAAAATTCGTATGAAAAAGCCCTCCtcacgcaaaaaaaaaaaaacaggatATTAAAGCCCCCGTGCCTCTAAAAAATAATAATCTCACAGAACTTAAAGCCTAAAGATCCCCAAAGGAACTAATGATCCTGATGATAATACCGGTGGCAGATCAGAAGCTGGGAAATTGGGCACCAACCACCAAGACCATATTACTCATGCAATAATGCTAGACATATCATGTGTTTTCCAAgccaaacaaaaaacaaaaaatgaagCATGCAATCACCCAACTGGCAGAATCATACACAAGCAATAGCGCAGCGCAAGCAACACCATATACAGTACGGTGGTACGAATCAGCAGCGATCCAAGCTCGAGAGAGATGGCCGCGGCAGCTCACCTCCGTTGTCACATCGCCTTCAGTTCGGCGAGCAACGCCCGGCGTCACACGCAAGCCTCCTCCGCCCCGTCGCTCTCGCGCGGTCGCCTCCCAGCAGCGCGAAAGCCGCCCGTGGCCCGCTGCCAGCGCCACGGCGCCGTAGGAGCCTTGGAGCCAGACGGCGGAGCGACGACGAGGCGGCCGGCGCCGCGGTTCCTGTGCCTGCACGGGTTCCGCACCAGCGGGGAGATCATGCGGAGGCAGGTGGCGGACAGGTGGCCCGCCGGCGTCACGTCCCGCCTGGACCTCGCCTTCGCCGACGCGCCCTTCCCCGCCGAGGGCGAGTCCCCGGTGCGCGGCGTCTTCGACCCGCCCTACTACGAGTGGTGCCGGTTCGTCGGCGAGGTCAGTCCGGCGGGCCTCCGCCACGCTAGCTAGTCCGTTCTCCGCAGTTGAATTTCCAGTTAGACTGACTGACAAGATCCCTTCACACCTGGGATCGATCGATCGACCGATCTCGGGACAGGATTTCCTCAGGTACAAGAACTTCGGCGAGTCCTTGGCCAGCATCGAGGAGCTGATGGTGAGGGAGGGGCCGTTCGACGGACTCTTCGGTTTCTCTCAGGTGGTAAACTTCATCTTGGGCTCCATACTTCCATTAGCTTCGAGCTTTGTTTCAGACATCATCATATGCATACTACTCCGACGAACTGGTGAGTAATGTCTGTGATCGTGCTGACATGACATTACATCCAGGGCGCCCTCCTGTCGGCCGCGCTTGTTGGGCTCCAGGAACAAGTGAGTTAtcaatcgtcgtcgtcgtctcctGCAGTTCATGCCACTTCTTGGATCGACTGCTATCTGCCAATGCGTAGTTGCGGCTGAATCACCTGACCATTATTTTGTCCATGCCTTCTCTGGCAGGGGCTGGCCTTGAACAGGGTTCCTAGGGTGAAGCACGTTGTGATCATATCCGGTGCGAAGATCCAAGCCCCGGCATTGGCTGCCAAGGCGTACGCCAACAAGATCAGCTGCACTTCGCTTCACTTCATTGGTAACTGCCACGTTATCGTCTTACTAGCAACTGTCAGCAGAAGTGAGCAACTGCAATGGCTGAAGCTGCGGTTCCTTGCGCGCAGGTGACGTCGACTTCGTGAAAGCACacggggaggagctggcggactcGTTCGTGGATCCGCTTGTCATACGCCACCCGGCCGGGCACACGGTCCCCAGATTCGGTAAGCGCGACTGGCCTGTGAATTTGGAAGAGAACATTTGGGTTCATTGCCCAACGGGACTTGGAACGTTCAGAAGGAGCAAGACAAGGTTGCTGACTGAGTTTTGCTggttaattttttgtttttttggtgtGCTCGGCATTTGCAGacgagaagggtctccaaatgatgcTCAGCTACCTTGACAAGATTGAAAGGGATCCGGCGAGAGAATGATCAATTTTGTTGACCATCACTCTGTTTCATGAGTTTATGGCGTAGTGGTAGTAGCATGGATGGCTGACATTCGAAGACCGCGATAACTGCTTAACAGAAGGCTGCGAAAAAGTATTACTCCACTACAGTAGGTTGTTACTATCTCCATTCCAATGAATAGTAAGCGGTCGCACTTCGAGATTTAACGAAATGCTGGAGATGGTGAGCCGATCTAGGGATCAAACATTAAGACCCAACTTTGATGCCTTGTGTATTATCTCAATAGCTGAGTGTAATATATACTGTATTCATTTGGCAGGAGACAGttctgaagatcaagaaggtgctGGGTGAGGCGTATACAAGGGGGCATGAGCTCCTACGGCTAGGAGGATCCGCTGATGTTGGGCTTTCTCTCTGCTCGAGCTCTGTTATTTTTGCGTGCTCTGGGTGTGTAAGCTTCTGGTTTGTACTTGGGCCTGACAAGGCTGTGTTTCAAGCTGCCTACCCGCACTTGTTGTCTGTCTGATATGTTCCCACGCTTTGTTTTTAATTTTTCTCCTTTCTACTCTTTAGTTTCATGTAATAACTTTGTGGCGGTTTGCCGGTTTCTTCAATGAAAATCGAGGAGGAGGGCTTGTTGTTTCAAAAATAAATGAATGACGGAAGACAAATAGGGATGCAGGCAGAACGTACGGCAACGGCTGGAGTTGGGAGTTAAAGCAACTTCAACGGGTTAAAGCAACTCTAACGGGACAATCCAAACCGACGGCGTATTTGTCCGTCTTTTATTTGTTTGGATCGGTCCGTCGGACAAAAAACTTTTGCTTTCGCGTTTAGACCGGGGCATGCGTCCAACACTGGACCGAACCATTTTAACGACGCGTGAAAAAATATGgaatcatttttttaaataaaaacaaacattaattaaacataaaaaccgGCCACGAAGGCCGGCAAGAGTCCACGCGTCCCCATTATATTAATTAAATATAAAAAAATGTAAAATACGAGACAATACGCGTCGTCGTTGTCATGTCGGGGGCTGTGAGGTCGATCAGCGTCGGCGCATTGCCAGCCCAGGAAAGCGCCGTGTTCCACACGACGTTGATGTGGGAGGCGGGTTGTGCCTCCGGCGTCTGTCCCGCCGGCACGGGCAGTGTTGTTGGCGGCGACAGCGCAGCACGagtgcgctcctcctcctccctcttcagACGTTTCGCCTCCGCTCTCCTCCTTCGCGTTCGCCCGCGCCGACCGTGGCAAGGCCGGCACtgggatcctctccggatccagatGCTAGTTGTAGGGGAGGGTCACGTCTGGGTACGGCAGCAGGATGCGCAGTGCCATTGTGGTTGGTGCACCGGGACGCTGATACGGTAgcgaggcgggggggggggggggatggacgACGGGGGACTTGCCCCTGTTTTGGGCGGAGAAGCCGGACATGGGTACTCGCTAGGGTTTGGTCGCCGACGAGGGAGCAGAgaggtggcgagatggggacggggGGCTGAAAGCAAATGGGTCCGAACCCTACCGCGCGCTTGGATTAAAAAAGACCGACCGTGGTCGCTGACGCGTGGACCCATGGAGGGCGACCGACATTAATTATGTTGACCGTGGGTAGTTGTGGCGGATACCGAGAGGGCGCGCGTCTCCGCTGACGCATTTCAGTCACAAATTTAGGCCGGAAATGAGTCAACACGGACGCGTTTTGACAATAAATCCACGCGTTGGGCCATTACATTTGTTCATACAGAC
This window encodes:
- the LOC123426864 gene encoding esterase AGAP003155, whose protein sequence is MGSLAGGVVARRPRFLCLHGFRTSGEIMRKQVVGKWPAEVTARLDLVFADAPFPAEGKSDVDGIFDPPYYEWFQFDKGFTEYRNFDKCLAYIEELMIKEGPFDGLMGFSQGSILSGALPGLQEQGLALTRVPKIKYLIIIGGAKFRSPAIADKAYANMIKIPSLHFLGDNDFLKPHGEQLIESFVDPFIIRHPKGHTVPRLVDETSLEVMSRFLDKMEKEISELPSAEPKAEAPADVDEKEICI
- the LOC123426863 gene encoding esterase C25G4.2-like is translated as MAAAAHLRCHIAFSSASNARRHTQASSAPSLSRGRLPAARKPPVARCQRHGAVGALEPDGGATTRRPAPRFLCLHGFRTSGEIMRRQVADRWPAGVTSRLDLAFADAPFPAEGESPVRGVFDPPYYEWCRFVGEDFLRYKNFGESLASIEELMVREGPFDGLFGFSQGALLSAALVGLQEQGLALNRVPRVKHVVIISGAKIQAPALAAKAYANKISCTSLHFIGDVDFVKAHGEELADSFVDPLVIRHPAGHTVPRFDEKGLQMMLSYLDKIERDPARE